From one Agrobacterium fabrum str. C58 genomic stretch:
- a CDS encoding LysR substrate-binding domain-containing protein codes for MQLRALMYFDELVRTNSMRAAAENLNVAPTAVSRQIENLEYYFGSPLVERSSRGVKLTAAGELLAARAGKTLRELDHVHRLIDDLKGLQRGRVTVYANGATVANLLAPVLAQFSLKYPKLRFEVHITSARQAMEALGAAEADLVVSLFAPKLSGVKVRSRTRISYDVIFPAGHALAAQPEVSLKELAGMPLALPDKSFAARQAFDTLFADAGIELDPVFITSSLEMLKELVLGNAAATLLPALSVAREIRSGQMVAVPLAGKKGIHTQIDLCVAPDRQLSFAASKLADFIERFMREATAG; via the coding sequence ATGTATTTCGACGAACTCGTCCGCACCAATTCCATGCGCGCCGCGGCGGAAAACCTGAATGTCGCGCCGACGGCGGTGAGCCGGCAGATCGAGAACCTCGAATATTATTTCGGCTCGCCGCTGGTGGAGCGCTCCAGCCGCGGTGTGAAGCTGACAGCGGCGGGTGAACTGCTCGCCGCACGCGCCGGCAAGACATTGCGCGAGCTCGACCATGTGCACCGGCTGATCGACGATCTCAAAGGCCTGCAACGCGGCCGGGTCACGGTCTATGCCAATGGCGCGACGGTGGCGAACCTTCTCGCCCCCGTGCTGGCGCAGTTCAGTCTGAAATATCCGAAGCTGCGCTTCGAGGTGCATATTACCAGCGCCCGGCAGGCTATGGAGGCGCTGGGTGCGGCGGAAGCGGACCTCGTCGTCAGCCTGTTTGCACCGAAGCTTTCGGGTGTGAAGGTGCGCTCGCGTACCCGTATCAGTTACGATGTCATCTTCCCCGCCGGCCACGCGCTCGCCGCCCAGCCGGAAGTCTCGCTGAAGGAACTGGCCGGCATGCCGCTTGCCCTGCCGGACAAGAGTTTTGCCGCGCGTCAGGCCTTCGATACACTCTTTGCCGATGCCGGCATCGAGCTTGATCCCGTCTTCATCACCAGCTCGCTGGAAATGCTGAAGGAACTGGTGCTGGGAAACGCCGCCGCCACGCTGTTGCCGGCGCTTTCGGTGGCGCGCGAAATCCGCAGCGGCCAGATGGTCGCCGTTCCGCTAGCCGGCAAGAAGGGTATCCATACGCAGATCGATCTCTGCGTTGCGCCTGATCGGCAATTGTCTTTCGCCGCCTCCAAACTTGCCGATTTCATCGAGCGTTTCATGCGCGAGGCAACGGCGGGCTAG